The following proteins are co-located in the Methanobacterium sp. Maddingley MBC34 genome:
- a CDS encoding glycyl-tRNA synthetase (PFAM: Anticodon binding domain; tRNA synthetase class II core domain (G, H, P, S and T)~TIGRFAM: glycyl-tRNA synthetase, dimeric type) — translation MKNEDVMNIAKKRGFLWSSFEIYSGVAGFFDYGPLGAILKNKIMNKWRNYYLVGEGFYEIESPTIMPEEALKASGHVDHFNDPMTECKDCLEVFRADHVIKEATGDEVEGLENQELTEILSDQQILCPKCGGHLTHVWSYNLMFQTLIGAKGKKTGYMRPETAQGIFIPFKRLLRFFRGKLPFGVVQLGKAYRNEISPRQGVIRLREFTQAEAEIFVDPRDKTHPNFQNVAQQVLTLYTAEAQEEEGEPIQITAQEAVSEGVVSSQMLTYQLCLADRFMEDLGIPEDVIRFRQHMKTEMAHYAIDCWDVEIHTDRYGWIEVIGIADRTDFDLKSHSQHSKEDLSVFIEYNEPQIITKLAAKPNMKKFGPLFKGNAPKILNFLKEADSNVIKEAFDEKGVYEVELEDESYQLTPDLVSFQEVEETVRGEKVYPHVIEPSYGIDRITYSVLLHSFTQEDDRNIFHFPPDIAPVGVNVFPLVNKDKLVIISNQIMNNLRSEGIIAEVDTSGTIGRRYARSDEIGTPFAVTVDHQTLEDETVTIRERDSQKQVRVLISEVQGKIDELLLKKIKFSDL, via the coding sequence ATGAAGAATGAAGATGTTATGAATATTGCCAAAAAACGAGGATTCTTATGGTCATCATTTGAAATATACTCAGGAGTAGCCGGATTCTTTGATTACGGGCCCCTGGGTGCAATCTTAAAGAATAAGATCATGAACAAGTGGAGAAACTATTACCTGGTGGGTGAGGGATTCTATGAAATTGAATCACCAACCATCATGCCTGAAGAAGCACTTAAAGCCTCGGGACACGTGGACCACTTCAACGACCCCATGACTGAATGTAAAGATTGTCTTGAAGTTTTCAGGGCAGACCATGTTATTAAAGAGGCCACTGGAGACGAAGTGGAAGGCCTTGAAAATCAGGAACTCACTGAAATATTATCCGACCAGCAGATTCTCTGCCCAAAATGTGGAGGCCACCTAACCCATGTCTGGAGCTACAATCTAATGTTCCAGACCCTTATTGGAGCTAAGGGAAAGAAAACTGGTTACATGAGACCAGAAACAGCTCAGGGCATATTCATACCATTCAAGAGACTGTTAAGGTTTTTCCGAGGTAAACTCCCCTTCGGTGTGGTACAACTGGGTAAGGCTTACCGAAACGAAATTTCGCCGCGTCAGGGTGTTATTCGCCTAAGGGAGTTCACCCAGGCAGAAGCAGAGATATTTGTGGATCCAAGGGATAAAACACACCCCAATTTCCAGAACGTGGCCCAACAAGTCCTGACCCTCTACACTGCCGAAGCCCAGGAAGAAGAAGGTGAACCAATCCAGATCACAGCCCAGGAAGCAGTCAGTGAAGGTGTGGTATCCAGCCAAATGCTGACCTACCAGTTATGTCTGGCGGACAGGTTCATGGAAGATTTGGGGATACCAGAAGATGTGATTAGGTTCCGTCAGCATATGAAAACTGAGATGGCACACTATGCCATTGACTGTTGGGATGTGGAAATCCACACCGACCGTTACGGTTGGATTGAAGTTATTGGAATCGCCGACCGTACCGATTTCGATCTTAAATCCCACAGTCAACACAGTAAAGAAGACTTGTCTGTGTTCATAGAATACAATGAACCACAAATCATTACCAAACTGGCAGCCAAACCAAATATGAAAAAATTCGGACCCCTGTTTAAGGGTAATGCCCCCAAAATATTGAATTTCCTTAAGGAAGCAGATTCCAATGTGATAAAAGAAGCTTTCGATGAGAAGGGTGTTTACGAGGTGGAACTGGAGGATGAATCTTACCAACTGACACCGGATCTTGTTTCATTCCAGGAAGTTGAAGAAACTGTGCGTGGTGAAAAGGTATATCCTCATGTTATCGAGCCTTCCTATGGTATTGACCGTATAACTTATTCTGTACTCCTACACTCCTTTACACAGGAAGATGACAGGAATATCTTCCATTTCCCCCCTGATATTGCCCCAGTGGGAGTGAATGTCTTTCCTCTGGTGAACAAGGACAAACTAGTAATAATATCCAATCAGATTATGAATAATCTACGTAGTGAAGGCATAATAGCAGAAGTAGATACATCTGGAACTATTGGCCGAAGATACGCTCGTTCTGATGAGATTGGAACACCATTCGCAGTTACAGTGGACCACCAGACTCTGGAAGATGAAACAGTGACCATAAGGGAAAGGGACAGCCAGAAACAGGTCCGAGTGTTAATATCTGAAGTTCAGGGAAAAATTGATGAGTTGTTACTTAAAAAAATAAAGTTCAGTGACCTTTAA
- a CDS encoding RNA methyltransferase, TrmH family, group 1 (PFAM: SpoU rRNA Methylase family~TIGRFAM: RNA methyltransferase, TrmH family, group 1) — protein sequence MIYVVFVEPETPGNIGFLARTMKNFGLKQMVLINPCPLEHDSYYMAMHAREIIYNRQEYHSLEEFLKTGKIDFAVGTTGEAGGSYNIPRIAVTPDNLAQSLNVDGKIALILGREGDGLTNQELELCDVVVSIPTHESYPILNVTHAAAIIFYELFKNEKPYPVEDMDKASLTEKHDLIKYMDEVLDNLDYPPHKKKNASTVFRRVIGRAFISGREAHTLKGMFRRIKDRVE from the coding sequence ATGATTTATGTGGTTTTTGTGGAGCCAGAAACTCCTGGCAATATTGGGTTCCTGGCACGGACCATGAAAAATTTCGGCCTGAAACAGATGGTGCTTATAAATCCCTGCCCCCTGGAACACGACTCATATTACATGGCCATGCATGCCCGTGAAATCATTTACAATCGCCAGGAATATCATTCCCTGGAGGAATTTCTCAAAACAGGGAAGATTGATTTTGCAGTGGGAACCACTGGTGAGGCAGGGGGAAGTTACAACATACCCCGTATTGCAGTAACCCCTGATAATCTGGCCCAATCATTAAATGTAGATGGAAAAATTGCATTAATACTTGGAAGAGAAGGTGATGGTCTTACTAATCAAGAATTAGAACTCTGTGATGTGGTGGTATCCATCCCCACCCATGAATCATACCCCATCCTCAATGTGACCCATGCTGCTGCCATCATCTTTTATGAATTATTCAAAAATGAGAAACCCTACCCCGTGGAAGACATGGATAAAGCTTCCCTGACTGAAAAACATGATTTAATTAAATACATGGACGAAGTACTGGATAATCTGGATTATCCTCCCCATAAGAAGAAGAATGCTTCCACAGTCTTCAGGAGAGTGATTGGGAGGGCATTTATATCTGGAAGGGAAGCACATACTCTCAAGGGGATGTTTCGAAGGATCAAAGATAGGGTTGAATAA
- a CDS encoding succinate dehydrogenase and fumarate reductase iron-sulfur protein (PFAM: 2Fe-2S iron-sulfur cluster binding domain; Cysteine-rich domain~TIGRFAM: succinate dehydrogenase and fumarate reductase iron-sulfur protein), translated as MINISVMRYQPMQDEEPYLESYSVKKKEKMKVLDALNYINQHHQANLAYRCSCRAGQCGSCAVKVNGEMALACKKEIKDGDVIEPINLPVIKDLVVDRSEMDSKVKDMSLFLDDECGISECPAILNPEELTNTKKLRSCIDCYSCLSACPVLKVNDEFAGPYFMRYLSKFAMDPRDCSDRAEEGFDEGLYCCTSCSKCVEVCPKEINTFGGAIEKLREIACQEGIGPLPPHRSVRELVEKTGRSVEPMEEGPMRDGFIKTVNSQRKAKGTDEEDGKEKVALFTGCLMDYRLPEIGMALIDVLNNHNVTVEVPSQQVCCGSPLIRTGQTDAVGKLVEQNAKAFEGYDTIITVCAGCGATLKKDYPQYGAKLNVMDISEYLVDKLNTEDMKPLNMKVTYHDPCHLVRGQGIREEPREVLKNIKGLEFVEMEVPDQCCGAGGGVRSGKPEIAEALGSAKAKMIEKLGVDAVITICPFCENNIRASLEKEGMDLEVMNILKLLEKAYQP; from the coding sequence ATGATAAATATAAGTGTTATGCGTTATCAGCCTATGCAGGATGAAGAACCTTACCTTGAATCATATTCTGTTAAAAAGAAGGAGAAGATGAAGGTTCTGGATGCTTTAAACTACATCAACCAGCACCATCAGGCTAATCTTGCCTATCGTTGCTCCTGTAGAGCAGGCCAGTGCGGCTCCTGTGCCGTTAAAGTCAATGGAGAAATGGCCCTGGCATGTAAAAAAGAAATAAAAGATGGAGATGTAATAGAACCCATCAATCTACCCGTTATTAAGGATCTGGTTGTGGATAGAAGTGAAATGGACAGCAAAGTAAAAGATATGAGCCTTTTCCTGGATGATGAATGCGGAATTAGTGAGTGTCCTGCCATTTTAAATCCAGAAGAACTGACCAACACCAAGAAATTAAGGAGCTGTATTGACTGTTACTCCTGTTTATCAGCCTGCCCAGTCTTAAAGGTGAATGATGAATTTGCGGGCCCATACTTCATGCGTTACCTGTCCAAGTTTGCCATGGACCCGCGAGACTGTTCTGATAGGGCTGAAGAAGGATTTGATGAAGGTTTGTACTGTTGTACTTCCTGTTCTAAATGTGTTGAGGTCTGTCCCAAGGAGATAAACACCTTTGGTGGTGCTATTGAAAAGTTAAGGGAAATAGCCTGCCAGGAAGGAATTGGACCATTACCCCCTCACCGTTCGGTAAGGGAGCTTGTTGAAAAAACCGGAAGATCCGTGGAGCCCATGGAAGAAGGTCCCATGAGGGATGGTTTCATAAAAACTGTTAACTCCCAAAGGAAGGCCAAAGGTACTGATGAAGAAGATGGAAAAGAGAAAGTTGCGCTTTTCACAGGTTGCCTTATGGATTACCGTCTCCCTGAAATAGGCATGGCCCTCATAGATGTTTTGAACAATCATAACGTTACTGTAGAGGTTCCCAGTCAACAGGTTTGCTGTGGTTCACCCCTTATCCGGACCGGGCAAACTGATGCCGTGGGAAAACTGGTTGAACAGAATGCCAAGGCATTTGAGGGTTATGATACCATCATCACTGTATGTGCTGGTTGTGGTGCCACCCTTAAAAAGGATTATCCCCAGTACGGTGCTAAGCTGAATGTAATGGATATCAGCGAATACTTGGTAGATAAACTTAACACCGAAGATATGAAACCATTGAACATGAAAGTCACCTACCACGATCCCTGCCATCTGGTGAGGGGCCAGGGAATCCGGGAGGAACCCCGTGAGGTTCTCAAAAACATTAAAGGACTTGAATTTGTGGAGATGGAAGTCCCTGACCAGTGCTGTGGTGCTGGTGGCGGAGTAAGATCAGGTAAACCAGAAATAGCCGAGGCACTGGGCAGTGCTAAGGCGAAGATGATTGAAAAACTAGGTGTTGATGCCGTGATCACCATCTGCCCCTTCTGTGAAAATAACATCAGGGCCTCCCTAGAAAAGGAAGGAATGGACCTGGAAGTTATGAACATTCTCAAACTCCTGGAAAAGGCATATCAACCATGA
- a CDS encoding deoxycytidine triphosphate deaminase (PFAM: dUTPase~TIGRFAM: deoxycytidine triphosphate deaminase), giving the protein MAILSDQDIIKYLDEGKITIEPLEDPARQIQPSSVDLRIGNEFKGFRIIRKPCIDPLDKSDLESYMESFHLDKGEAFIIHPGEFALATTHEAVKLPDDLVARVEGRSSMGRLGITMHVTAGYIDPGFEGKITLEISNIGKMPVALYSGQRVCQIVFETMTSPSLRPYGHPERDSKYMGQDKPVTSKIKQDYEIRDRKQTKLL; this is encoded by the coding sequence ATGGCTATTTTAAGTGACCAGGATATTATAAAATATTTAGATGAAGGGAAAATCACCATTGAACCACTGGAGGATCCAGCCCGGCAGATTCAACCTTCTTCAGTGGACCTCAGGATTGGGAACGAGTTTAAAGGTTTTCGCATTATCCGAAAACCGTGTATCGACCCACTGGACAAATCTGACCTGGAGTCTTACATGGAATCATTCCATCTAGATAAGGGAGAAGCATTCATAATACATCCCGGTGAATTTGCACTGGCCACAACCCATGAAGCTGTTAAACTCCCTGACGACCTGGTTGCCCGTGTTGAAGGGCGTTCATCCATGGGGCGCCTGGGAATCACCATGCACGTTACTGCAGGATACATTGACCCTGGATTTGAGGGGAAAATCACCCTGGAAATTTCTAATATAGGGAAAATGCCAGTAGCTCTTTATTCCGGCCAAAGAGTGTGTCAGATAGTTTTTGAAACTATGACCAGTCCATCACTACGTCCGTATGGCCATCCTGAACGAGATAGTAAATATATGGGACAGGACAAGCCAGTTACCAGTAAAATCAAACAGGACTATGAGATTCGGGACAGGAAGCAGACGAAATTACTTTAA
- a CDS encoding putative hydrolase, CocE/NonD family (PFAM: X-Pro dipeptidyl-peptidase C-terminal non-catalytic domain; X-Pro dipeptidyl-peptidase (S15 family)~TIGRFAM: putative hydrolase, CocE/NonD family): MKETPFAVILLVFFVFLGVLYGVVLLEDNQTSIKEGTNDILNQFQSPNNQSGTNLAQNEVNTTQELQNNTNISQNQSNISQNNANSTNSMDNLQTNNTTKTANYTVKTIIGQETALRDGVKLISDIWLPQNEGKYPVIMIRTPYGRNATYTNYTDMGEYFASQGYVFMVQDVRGKGDSPGNFNFLFQEGQDGYDSIEWAANQSWSNGKVGMMGSSYMGADQWLAAREKPPHLVCIAPTSATGRYMEEIPSIGGVFYMGWALPWTLANNGNTTDFNTQNLNWTPIFNHRPLSTADEVTGTQVPLYRQFLEHQTMDDYWKRIQFTESDFTSINLPTLTTCGWFDTGQSGALFYWDSLNKNSTSGDQYLIIGPWINNGTFEPEAQTSQIGDLPVPGAQSDVLATHLAFFDYYLKNSTSSMVNLSGNNSNSNISSNNSHGNLSDSTNSTSQLNLPRATVYITGLSKWINLTSYPPEEMNITPLYLNSRGQANTLNGNGFLEWNFTSSIAANNSNNSALNSTSSLNSTAVSDSYTYDPSNPRPVTSGSFAVNSNSTENRSDVLVYTTAPLEEPVMIIGPVEVDLYATSDAKDTDFVARILDVYPNGTAINLGPYEFGGSIRARFRQGFDKEVLLEPGKIEKYRIELYDMGHVFLPGHSIRLEISSSAYPLLQPNSNTGNPIATDTQQQVAHQTIYHDTEHPSSVLLPIIPSNSSIYKGLLGYYL, translated from the coding sequence ATGAAAGAAACTCCATTTGCAGTAATATTATTAGTATTCTTTGTTTTTCTCGGTGTTTTATATGGTGTGGTCCTGCTGGAGGATAACCAAACTTCCATCAAAGAGGGCACAAATGATATTTTAAATCAATTTCAAAGTCCCAATAACCAGTCTGGAACTAACCTGGCTCAAAACGAAGTTAACACCACTCAAGAGTTACAGAACAACACTAATATTAGTCAGAATCAGTCAAATATCAGCCAAAATAATGCTAATTCCACCAATTCAATGGATAATCTCCAAACAAACAACACCACTAAAACTGCCAATTACACGGTTAAAACTATTATTGGGCAGGAAACAGCCCTGCGTGATGGTGTTAAACTAATTTCTGATATATGGCTCCCTCAGAATGAGGGGAAGTATCCGGTAATCATGATCCGTACACCCTACGGTAGAAATGCTACCTACACAAACTACACTGATATGGGGGAGTATTTCGCCAGTCAGGGCTACGTATTTATGGTACAGGATGTGCGTGGGAAAGGAGATTCCCCGGGAAACTTCAATTTCCTGTTCCAGGAGGGGCAGGATGGTTATGACTCCATTGAATGGGCGGCCAACCAGTCATGGTCCAATGGAAAGGTGGGTATGATGGGATCCTCTTACATGGGAGCTGACCAGTGGCTGGCTGCACGGGAAAAACCACCACACCTTGTATGCATAGCTCCCACCTCAGCTACCGGGAGGTACATGGAAGAAATACCATCCATTGGAGGAGTTTTCTACATGGGATGGGCCCTTCCCTGGACACTGGCCAACAACGGCAACACCACAGATTTTAACACACAAAACCTTAATTGGACTCCTATATTTAACCACCGTCCACTTTCAACTGCAGATGAAGTCACAGGAACACAGGTTCCCCTTTATCGTCAGTTTCTGGAACATCAAACCATGGATGATTACTGGAAACGAATCCAGTTCACAGAATCGGATTTTACCAGTATCAACTTACCCACCCTGACCACCTGTGGATGGTTCGACACGGGCCAGTCCGGAGCGCTGTTCTACTGGGATAGCCTTAATAAGAACTCCACCAGCGGTGACCAGTACCTGATTATAGGTCCCTGGATAAATAATGGAACCTTTGAACCTGAAGCACAAACATCACAAATTGGGGATTTGCCAGTTCCAGGAGCTCAAAGTGATGTGTTAGCCACTCACCTGGCATTCTTTGATTATTACCTTAAAAATTCAACCAGTTCCATGGTTAATTTATCGGGCAATAATTCTAACAGTAACATTTCAAGCAATAATTCTCACGGTAACCTTTCAGATAGTACTAATTCAACCAGCCAGTTAAATCTCCCCCGGGCAACAGTTTACATCACGGGTTTGAGTAAATGGATAAATCTCACCAGTTATCCTCCGGAAGAAATGAATATCACTCCACTTTACCTCAACAGCAGGGGTCAGGCAAATACATTGAATGGTAATGGATTCCTGGAATGGAACTTCACTTCCAGCATTGCAGCCAACAATTCCAACAACAGTGCCTTAAATTCAACTTCCAGTCTAAATTCCACCGCTGTTTCTGATAGTTATACTTACGATCCATCCAATCCCAGACCAGTTACATCGGGGAGCTTTGCAGTTAACTCCAACAGTACTGAAAACCGTTCTGATGTTCTGGTTTACACAACTGCTCCGCTGGAAGAACCAGTCATGATTATAGGGCCAGTTGAGGTGGATTTATATGCTACCAGTGATGCTAAAGACACGGATTTTGTTGCCAGAATTTTGGATGTGTACCCCAATGGAACTGCCATCAACCTGGGCCCCTATGAATTTGGAGGTTCCATAAGAGCCAGATTCAGGCAAGGATTTGACAAAGAGGTTCTTCTGGAGCCGGGTAAAATTGAAAAATACAGGATAGAACTCTATGACATGGGCCATGTATTCTTACCAGGTCATAGCATCCGCCTGGAAATATCTTCCAGTGCCTATCCCCTCCTTCAACCCAACTCCAACACTGGTAATCCCATTGCCACCGACACCCAGCAGCAGGTAGCTCACCAAACCATTTACCATGACACGGAACATCCATCATCAGTTTTACTACCAATTATACCATCAAACAGCTCTATTTACAAGGGACTTCTTGGATATTACCTATAA
- a CDS encoding putative metal-dependent hydrolase (PFAM: TatD related DNase) produces the protein MIDAHIHADCRSYEDFENMAVAGIESALTLAHDPMRMTTSAVVLDHFYRILENDFKRAKSNGLVLKAALGLHPRSICQDYKLVLRKLPWFLDHDEVIALGEVGLETASDLEREVFRTQLQMADKLDMKVAVHTPRRNKREITIKTLSVIEKNINPSLVVVDHVDPSIIDLVDDFEGMLGITVQPQKMTPAGAVELIEGTFDNYGPERFMLDSDMSSSPSDPLSVPKTVHQLKLAGWDDKEIAMLSHDNAAKFYGF, from the coding sequence ATGATTGATGCACATATACATGCTGACTGCAGGTCTTACGAAGATTTTGAGAACATGGCTGTTGCAGGGATAGAATCTGCCCTTACGCTAGCCCATGATCCCATGAGAATGACCACCTCTGCAGTGGTATTGGACCACTTCTACCGTATACTGGAAAACGATTTTAAAAGGGCTAAAAGTAATGGTTTGGTCCTTAAGGCAGCTTTAGGTCTTCACCCCCGTAGTATCTGTCAGGATTACAAGCTGGTACTTCGCAAGCTCCCCTGGTTCCTGGACCATGATGAAGTGATTGCCCTGGGTGAAGTTGGCCTTGAAACTGCTTCTGACCTTGAAAGGGAAGTTTTCCGAACACAGCTTCAGATGGCAGACAAACTGGATATGAAGGTGGCAGTACATACTCCCCGGCGAAATAAAAGGGAAATTACCATTAAAACCCTCTCCGTTATTGAAAAGAACATTAACCCCTCACTGGTGGTGGTGGACCATGTGGATCCATCCATAATCGATCTGGTGGATGATTTTGAGGGAATGCTGGGAATCACAGTGCAACCACAGAAGATGACCCCAGCAGGGGCAGTTGAACTTATAGAAGGAACATTTGATAATTATGGTCCGGAAAGGTTTATGCTGGATAGTGATATGAGTTCTTCACCCTCTGATCCATTATCTGTTCCGAAAACTGTTCACCAGCTTAAACTGGCTGGTTGGGATGATAAAGAAATAGCGATGTTATCCCATGATAATGCAGCCAAGTTTTATGGTTTCTAA
- a CDS encoding indolepyruvate ferredoxin oxidoreductase, alpha subunit (PFAM: domain; Thiamine pyrophosphate enzyme, C-terminal TPP binding domain~TIGRFAM: indolepyruvate ferredoxin oxidoreductase, alpha subunit), translating to MNIKEILTGKEKDKLFLMGNEAAVRGALEAGVSVASTYPGTPSSEIGNVLSVLAEDAGMYFEFSVNEKVALEVAAAASASGLRSFTFMKHVGLNVASDSLMSVAYTGVRGGMVILTADDPSMFSSQNEQDNRHYARLANIPLLEASSPQEVKDLMKYAYQLSEEFEVPVILRTTTRVSHMRGIVELGPLKKSKSIGHFDKDPKRFVPVPESARLMHKNLVEKMDQIEVLSNNSSLNHPFANGGHVGIITSGSAFNYVMDVMEEYKLSMNVLKITFSYPFPEKKVLEFLENAERVLVVEEVDPIMEKEILAIVGKHQLNPIIHGKLDGTLPMIYEYSPDIVLGGVGKMMGLEMPVETTSSSVELPKRPPTLCPGCPHRAAYFEVKKAAEDLNLDDLIFPTDIGCYTLGIESPYEIADYLLSMGSSIGTSCGFSKATDQTVVSFIGDSTFFHAGIPPLINAVHNKNNFVLVILDNRTTAMTGGQPHPGLPVDGMGLEAPEISIPAIVKACGVEMVEIINPLNVRNSKEIFKKALQYDGVAVVISQYPCMLIKGGKQKGKNIIIDVQDDKCTGCDTCVMELTCPAIYTNNEDKIRIDPLMCRKCNVCVQTCPEKAIRAKRIGSTQGEEE from the coding sequence ATGAACATCAAAGAAATACTCACCGGAAAAGAGAAGGATAAACTGTTTTTAATGGGTAATGAAGCTGCAGTCCGCGGTGCTCTGGAAGCAGGTGTTTCTGTGGCCAGCACTTACCCTGGAACGCCTTCTTCAGAGATTGGAAATGTATTATCGGTCCTTGCTGAAGATGCGGGGATGTATTTTGAGTTTTCAGTCAATGAAAAAGTAGCCCTGGAAGTAGCAGCTGCTGCATCTGCCTCTGGACTTAGATCATTCACCTTCATGAAACACGTGGGTCTTAATGTTGCTTCAGATTCACTAATGAGTGTTGCCTACACCGGTGTTCGAGGGGGGATGGTAATCCTCACTGCTGATGATCCATCCATGTTCTCATCCCAGAATGAACAGGACAACCGTCACTATGCGCGACTGGCAAACATACCCCTCTTGGAAGCGTCCAGCCCCCAGGAAGTTAAGGATCTTATGAAATATGCTTACCAGTTGTCTGAGGAATTTGAAGTGCCGGTTATTCTCCGCACCACCACCCGAGTTTCCCATATGAGGGGAATAGTGGAGCTGGGTCCTTTAAAGAAATCCAAATCGATAGGACACTTTGATAAAGATCCAAAGCGTTTCGTACCAGTGCCAGAGTCTGCCAGACTGATGCACAAAAATTTAGTTGAAAAAATGGACCAAATAGAAGTATTATCCAATAATTCTTCCTTAAATCACCCCTTTGCTAATGGAGGTCATGTGGGAATCATCACCAGTGGCAGTGCCTTCAACTACGTTATGGATGTAATGGAAGAATATAAACTATCAATGAATGTTCTTAAAATAACCTTTTCCTATCCCTTCCCTGAAAAAAAGGTTCTGGAATTTTTAGAAAATGCAGAAAGGGTTTTAGTGGTGGAAGAAGTTGACCCCATTATGGAAAAAGAGATACTGGCGATTGTGGGAAAACATCAGCTGAACCCTATAATTCACGGTAAACTGGATGGAACACTACCCATGATATATGAGTACAGTCCAGATATTGTGTTAGGGGGAGTGGGTAAGATGATGGGTCTGGAAATGCCAGTTGAAACCACTTCCAGTTCTGTTGAACTTCCCAAAAGACCACCCACACTCTGTCCCGGTTGCCCGCATCGTGCTGCATATTTTGAGGTTAAAAAGGCAGCAGAGGATCTGAATCTTGATGATCTTATTTTCCCCACTGATATAGGCTGTTACACCTTGGGCATAGAATCACCCTATGAAATTGCAGATTATCTCTTATCAATGGGTTCCTCCATTGGAACTAGCTGCGGGTTTTCAAAGGCCACTGATCAAACTGTGGTGAGCTTCATAGGGGATTCAACCTTTTTCCATGCAGGAATACCACCACTCATCAACGCAGTGCACAACAAGAACAATTTCGTCCTGGTGATCCTGGACAACCGCACCACCGCCATGACTGGTGGTCAACCACACCCTGGTCTCCCGGTGGATGGAATGGGACTGGAAGCACCTGAAATATCCATACCGGCAATTGTAAAAGCCTGTGGAGTGGAAATGGTGGAGATCATTAACCCCTTAAACGTCCGCAATTCAAAGGAAATATTCAAAAAAGCACTCCAATACGATGGTGTGGCAGTGGTAATATCCCAGTACCCCTGTATGTTAATCAAAGGCGGGAAACAGAAGGGTAAAAACATCATAATTGATGTTCAGGATGATAAATGCACGGGTTGTGATACCTGTGTCATGGAACTTACCTGCCCCGCCATCTACACCAATAATGAAGATAAAATCAGGATTGACCCATTAATGTGCAGAAAATGCAATGTATGTGTTCAGACATGTCCTGAAAAGGCCATAAGGGCAAAAAGGATAGGTAGCACTCAGGGAGAGGAGGAATAA
- a CDS encoding putative metal-dependent hydrolase (PFAM: Protein of unknown function DUF45): MKIKIQDIEVEYHVFHREVKYARLEIKNNELNLILPLGVDDHHKLIKKHEKWVYQKISRINRLKEESKNRKLDLTRSKQEFRELVKLLVNEISDQMGSKVNMVSFRRMKTRWGSCSSSGNLNFNTRLRYLPESLIRYVVHHEVCHLQIRKHNKHYWNLVSLTYSNCKDYENELAIYWLLVKDLN; encoded by the coding sequence ATGAAGATTAAAATTCAGGATATTGAGGTGGAATACCATGTGTTTCACCGGGAAGTTAAATACGCCCGTTTAGAGATTAAAAACAATGAACTTAACCTCATATTGCCCCTCGGAGTTGATGATCATCATAAACTGATAAAAAAGCATGAAAAATGGGTTTATCAAAAAATTTCACGGATTAATAGGTTGAAAGAAGAATCTAAGAACAGGAAATTGGATTTAACTCGCAGCAAACAGGAATTCCGTGAACTGGTTAAATTATTGGTGAATGAAATATCAGACCAAATGGGTTCCAAGGTGAATATGGTGAGTTTTCGCCGGATGAAAACCCGGTGGGGAAGTTGTAGTTCATCGGGAAACTTGAACTTCAACACCCGCCTGAGATACTTACCTGAAAGCCTCATCAGATATGTGGTACACCATGAAGTGTGCCACCTCCAGATAAGGAAACACAATAAACACTACTGGAATCTGGTGTCCTTAACCTACTCCAATTGCAAGGACTATGAAAATGAACTGGCTATTTACTGGTTGTTGGTAAAGGATCTAAATTAA